In Carassius carassius chromosome 5, fCarCar2.1, whole genome shotgun sequence, one genomic interval encodes:
- the lhfpl2b gene encoding LHFPL tetraspan subfamily member 2b has product MCHVIVTCRSMLWTLMSIVVAFAELVAFMSAEWLVGYPDGSEFNFTITASHHSDQRTLGIYNRCIKVAQQKVVQCGAYATDFVEIASGFWQATVIFLVIGIFLLSLVAILSVFSMCFQSILKKSIFNVCGLLQGIAGLFLILGLMLYPAGWGSKKVVDYCGPDASPYKVGLCSLGWAFYTAIGGTVLTFICAMFSAQAEIATSSDKVQDEIEEGRSLICVL; this is encoded by the exons ATGTGTCACGTCATAGTCACATGCCGTTCTATGTTATGGACCTTGATGAGCATTGTGGTGGCATTTGCTGAGCTGGTGGCATTTATGAGCGCCGAATGGCTAGTGGGGTATCCCGATGGTTCTGAGTTCAACTTCACCATCACGGCTTCTCACCACAGTGACCAGCGCACCCTGGGTATTTATAACCGCTGCATCAAGGTGGCACAGCAGAAGGTGGTCCAGTGTGGGGCCTACGCCACAGACTTCGTGGAAATAGCCAGTGGCTTCTGGCAAGCCACTGTTATATTTCTAGTCATCGGAATCTTTCTTCTGTCCCTAGTGGCCATCCTTTCGGTTTTCAGCATGTGCTTCCAGAGTATCTTGAAGAAGAGCATATTCAATGTGTGTGGCCTGCTTCAGGGAATAGCAG GTCTATTCCTCATCCTCGGTCTGATGCTCTATCCTGCAGGCTGGGGCTCTAAGAAGGTGGTTGACTACTGTGGTCCTGATGCTTCCCCATATAAAGTGGGCCTGTGTTCTCTGGGCTGGGCTTTCTACACAGCCATAGGAGGCACTGTTCTCACTTTCATCTGTGCTATGTTTTCGGCCCAGGCTGAAATCGCCACCTCCAGCGATAAGGTGCAGGATGAGATTGAAGAGGGACGGAGTCTCATTTGTGTGCTGTGA